In one window of Cupriavidus necator N-1 DNA:
- a CDS encoding peptidylprolyl isomerase, producing the protein MTGIVRIDDEVLGVEEFVRLLKLTGQFEGLIEQIVRDKLTVHAAKRQGMVVTPEEIQERADQFRRVQGLHRAADMNHYLDALNISLDEFEAFVTDSLYQERMMEQVCSEAAVQAYFALNSPRFDSIEVSHIVVDSEGKAKELISYLQDDPEAFAEMAREHSIADTRERGGEIGKVLRGSLKTDIEAKVFNAEPGDLLGPFPAADRSFFEVFLVRSKHPATLDSEVAVEVRRLLREDWLMARAQEHVIEAR; encoded by the coding sequence ATGACTGGCATTGTGCGTATCGACGACGAGGTGCTCGGCGTCGAGGAGTTCGTGCGGCTGCTCAAGCTGACCGGGCAGTTCGAAGGGCTGATCGAGCAGATCGTGCGCGACAAGCTGACGGTGCACGCGGCGAAGCGGCAAGGCATGGTGGTCACGCCCGAGGAGATCCAGGAACGCGCGGACCAGTTCCGCCGCGTGCAGGGCCTGCATCGCGCTGCCGACATGAACCACTACCTGGATGCGCTGAACATCAGCCTGGATGAGTTCGAGGCCTTTGTCACCGACAGCCTCTACCAGGAGCGGATGATGGAGCAGGTCTGCAGCGAGGCCGCGGTGCAGGCGTACTTTGCGCTCAACTCGCCGCGCTTCGATAGCATCGAGGTCAGCCATATCGTGGTCGACAGCGAGGGCAAGGCCAAGGAGCTGATCTCGTATCTGCAGGATGATCCGGAGGCCTTCGCCGAGATGGCGCGCGAGCATTCCATTGCCGACACGCGCGAGCGCGGTGGCGAGATCGGCAAGGTGCTGCGCGGCTCGCTCAAGACCGATATCGAGGCCAAGGTCTTCAACGCCGAGCCGGGCGACCTGCTGGGGCCGTTCCCGGCGGCGGACCGTTCCTTCTTCGAGGTCTTCCTGGTGCGCAGCAAGCACCCGGCCACGCTGGACAGTGAGGTGGCGGTGGAAGTGCGCCGCCTGCTGCGCGAAGACTGGCTGATGGCCAGGGCGCAGGAACATGTCATCGAAGCCCGCTAG
- a CDS encoding HlyD family efflux transporter periplasmic adaptor subunit codes for MKDDARQGGLKPLSEALEDHSAEGIGLLSAEPSRLGLLTIVTTFALVLCGLVWSFVGHADVIVTAQGTLAPESEVRRFYAPVDGELADLYVAEGQPVSKDDVLARLNARGAIEAAANALEAQLKLEDSEREWKQFPDKKALMERRAAALKQQIDVATRQHETRIAEGTTRLAEQQRAQLQEARSNLENARRAREFARQEQDRYARLLALPGGGGVSQSQVDAKRAAAQDAENNLRVAQSRLAELDARLGRELTQASSQLESSGQDLAGLRVQYDAALREIANTEDKLRLQVQTARLVADAAARIRFENIDKDNFLLILAPVSGVITDVTSTQRGDKVQANTPLGGIAPKDARPVVKIVIAERDRAFLREGLPVKLKFSAFPYQRYGIIEGTLEFISPATKPGGPDKQPVYEGRVRLARDYYAVADNKYPLRYGMTATAEIVVRERRLIDLGLDPFREVAG; via the coding sequence ATGAAGGACGATGCCCGCCAGGGCGGCCTCAAGCCACTCTCCGAGGCGCTGGAAGACCACAGCGCCGAGGGCATTGGCCTGTTGAGTGCCGAGCCGTCGCGCCTGGGACTGCTGACCATCGTCACGACTTTCGCGCTGGTGCTGTGCGGGCTGGTGTGGTCCTTCGTCGGGCATGCCGATGTCATTGTCACGGCGCAGGGCACGCTGGCGCCGGAATCCGAGGTGCGCCGCTTCTATGCCCCGGTGGACGGCGAGCTGGCCGACCTCTACGTGGCCGAAGGGCAACCCGTGTCCAAGGACGACGTGCTGGCGCGCCTGAACGCGCGCGGCGCGATCGAGGCTGCGGCCAATGCGCTGGAAGCGCAGCTCAAGCTGGAAGACTCCGAGCGCGAATGGAAGCAGTTCCCCGACAAGAAGGCGCTGATGGAACGCCGTGCGGCGGCGCTCAAGCAGCAGATCGACGTTGCTACGCGCCAGCACGAGACCCGTATCGCTGAAGGCACCACGCGGCTTGCCGAACAGCAGCGCGCGCAGTTGCAGGAAGCGCGCAGCAACCTCGAGAACGCCAGGCGCGCGCGTGAGTTCGCGCGCCAGGAGCAGGACCGCTACGCGCGCCTGCTGGCGTTGCCGGGTGGCGGTGGCGTTTCGCAGTCGCAGGTGGATGCCAAGCGCGCCGCGGCGCAGGACGCGGAGAACAACCTCCGCGTGGCGCAGTCGCGGCTGGCAGAGCTGGACGCGCGGCTGGGCCGCGAGCTTACCCAGGCCAGTTCACAGCTCGAAAGCAGCGGCCAGGACCTGGCCGGGCTGCGCGTGCAGTACGACGCGGCGCTGCGCGAGATCGCCAACACCGAGGACAAGCTGCGCCTGCAGGTGCAGACCGCCCGCCTGGTGGCGGACGCGGCGGCGCGCATCCGCTTCGAGAACATCGACAAGGACAACTTCCTGCTGATCCTGGCGCCGGTGTCGGGCGTGATCACCGATGTCACCTCCACCCAGCGCGGCGACAAGGTGCAGGCCAACACGCCGCTGGGCGGCATTGCGCCCAAGGATGCGCGCCCGGTGGTGAAGATCGTCATCGCCGAGCGTGACCGCGCTTTCCTGCGCGAAGGGCTGCCGGTCAAGCTCAAGTTCAGTGCCTTCCCGTACCAGCGCTACGGGATCATCGAGGGCACGCTGGAGTTCATCTCGCCCGCCACCAAGCCGGGCGGGCCCGACAAGCAGCCGGTCTACGAGGGCCGCGTGCGCCTGGCACGCGACTACTACGCCGTGGCCGACAACAAGTATCCGTTGCGTTACGGCATGACCGCGACTGCGGAGATCGTGGTGCGCGAACGCCGCCTGATCGACCTGGGGCTGGACCCGTTCCGAGAGGTGGCCGGCTAG
- a CDS encoding FHA domain-containing protein, which yields MAPDEALIMEMPVKMAQGFAREFSQDLAQEFDVFLTPVARPELGEIRIDEDLFAVGRSELPFAAYPEDLAAPLSRRHARIFAEHGAVYVADLGSKNGTRVNGAAVARQPAQLSDGDEVAFGPALSFRVRLSPRAPQPEPPRVAVTLVPERGDVGLQPLHVDGFPYLISKADDAFARYRDSYPQQVNYLSRRHAHVYLKGGVPFVEDLGSTNGTFVNGKRLADHGVPLDDGDLIAFGGNHFVYQAQVQRTGDGDATATRSMLQPVAAAPDTPAASPAPAERDEDDRTTFVGAADSFLDIFCVDYAAQQDDEVNAEAEAQAAAATAAHDGAQARRKRGRAALLLAEGARLFGLDDPARTRRAGRWGGALLLLAIVAGAAVYWRGAAEREVQALFAAGDHARAAQAADDYLARHPDDAQVQALGTEALMRAYVPDFAARLKAGDVSGADAALARMRKPSAHNADARPLVAELDWIGRLERFTAQRGADAPIRLYTDEAPIRQLLAYWNQDTTAHQRALGRIAADVPAFRDLYADALSDVRRLQNDASVYLAAIDRLNATIAAELGRDRPEALQPVIAEYREKYPRVAGLDRVQSDLDRYTALMQALRARRPGPLVARLADSRFATPPFQAQFNYLAARLPPPEMVRQYASAARAWQQGDSAAALAGIKQISGGPWADDLARDLSHKQKVAAQYAELQSARGSKDYEDRLLGFYAMLDADEDGHFAKAVEADVNGVRDSALRRARELMGSAVAAWKQYRSNGVIGSEQRLEPGISPKFRAQARLLSQAQTDARQGMRIFTQLRAGESADLAQLAKIEEEIRAEADQQRHALRELRTVLDPAVLKTKLELIGGEDTGKAPEPAAAAAAPQQAGQP from the coding sequence ATGGCTCCTGACGAAGCACTGATCATGGAAATGCCGGTGAAAATGGCCCAGGGATTCGCTCGGGAGTTCTCTCAGGATCTGGCACAGGAATTCGATGTATTCCTGACGCCCGTCGCGCGCCCCGAGCTGGGCGAGATCCGCATCGACGAAGACCTGTTCGCCGTCGGCCGCAGCGAACTGCCGTTTGCCGCCTACCCGGAAGACCTGGCCGCGCCGCTGTCGCGCCGGCATGCGCGCATCTTCGCCGAGCATGGCGCGGTATATGTGGCGGATCTCGGCAGCAAGAACGGCACGCGCGTGAACGGCGCGGCGGTGGCGCGCCAGCCGGCGCAGCTCAGCGATGGCGATGAGGTGGCCTTCGGGCCTGCGCTGTCGTTCCGGGTCCGGCTGTCGCCGCGCGCGCCGCAGCCCGAGCCGCCGCGGGTGGCGGTGACGCTGGTGCCCGAACGCGGCGATGTCGGACTGCAGCCGCTGCACGTGGACGGCTTCCCGTACCTGATCAGCAAGGCCGACGATGCCTTCGCGCGCTACCGCGACAGTTATCCGCAGCAGGTCAACTACCTGTCGCGGCGCCACGCGCACGTGTACCTCAAGGGTGGCGTGCCGTTCGTGGAAGACCTGGGCAGCACCAACGGCACCTTCGTCAACGGCAAGCGCCTGGCAGACCACGGCGTGCCGCTGGACGACGGCGACCTGATCGCCTTCGGCGGCAACCACTTTGTCTACCAGGCGCAGGTGCAGCGCACGGGCGATGGCGATGCCACCGCGACGCGCTCGATGCTGCAGCCCGTGGCCGCGGCACCGGATACGCCGGCCGCTTCCCCGGCGCCGGCCGAACGCGACGAGGATGACCGCACCACCTTTGTCGGTGCGGCCGATTCCTTCCTCGACATTTTCTGCGTCGACTATGCCGCGCAGCAGGACGACGAGGTCAACGCCGAGGCCGAGGCACAGGCCGCGGCGGCCACGGCGGCGCACGACGGCGCGCAGGCACGCCGCAAGCGCGGACGTGCCGCGCTGCTGCTGGCGGAAGGCGCCAGGCTGTTCGGCCTGGACGATCCCGCACGCACGCGGCGCGCGGGGCGATGGGGCGGCGCGTTGCTGTTGCTCGCAATAGTGGCGGGTGCGGCCGTGTACTGGCGCGGTGCGGCGGAGCGCGAAGTGCAGGCCTTGTTTGCCGCCGGCGATCACGCCCGCGCGGCGCAGGCCGCCGACGACTACCTGGCGCGTCATCCCGACGATGCCCAGGTGCAGGCCCTCGGCACCGAGGCACTGATGCGCGCTTACGTGCCCGATTTTGCTGCCAGGCTGAAGGCCGGTGATGTCAGCGGCGCCGATGCCGCGCTGGCCCGGATGCGCAAGCCCAGTGCGCACAACGCCGATGCGCGGCCGCTGGTGGCCGAGCTCGACTGGATCGGCCGGCTCGAACGCTTCACCGCGCAGCGCGGCGCCGACGCGCCGATCCGCCTCTACACCGACGAGGCCCCGATCCGGCAACTGCTGGCGTACTGGAACCAGGACACTACCGCGCACCAGCGCGCACTCGGGCGCATCGCGGCCGATGTGCCGGCGTTCCGCGATCTCTATGCCGATGCGCTCAGTGATGTGCGCCGCCTGCAGAACGATGCCTCGGTCTACCTGGCGGCGATCGACCGGCTGAACGCCACCATCGCTGCCGAACTCGGCCGCGACCGCCCGGAGGCGTTGCAGCCGGTCATCGCCGAGTACCGCGAGAAGTATCCGCGCGTGGCCGGGCTGGACCGCGTGCAGTCAGACCTGGACCGCTACACCGCGCTGATGCAGGCACTGCGCGCGCGCCGGCCCGGGCCGCTGGTGGCGCGGCTGGCCGACAGCCGCTTCGCCACGCCGCCGTTCCAGGCGCAGTTCAACTACCTGGCCGCGCGCCTGCCGCCGCCGGAGATGGTGCGCCAGTATGCCAGTGCGGCCAGGGCGTGGCAGCAGGGCGACAGCGCCGCGGCGCTCGCGGGGATCAAGCAGATCAGCGGCGGCCCCTGGGCCGACGACCTCGCGCGCGACCTGTCGCACAAGCAGAAGGTGGCGGCACAGTACGCCGAGTTGCAGTCCGCGCGCGGCAGCAAGGACTATGAGGACCGGCTGCTGGGCTTCTACGCCATGCTCGATGCCGACGAAGACGGCCATTTCGCCAAGGCGGTCGAGGCCGACGTCAACGGCGTGCGCGACAGTGCTCTGCGGCGCGCGCGGGAGCTGATGGGCAGCGCCGTCGCCGCATGGAAGCAATACCGCAGCAATGGCGTGATCGGCAGCGAGCAGCGGCTCGAGCCCGGCATCTCGCCCAAATTCCGCGCGCAGGCCCGGTTGCTGTCGCAGGCGCAGACAGACGCGCGCCAGGGCATGCGTATCTTCACGCAACTGCGCGCGGGGGAAAGCGCCGACCTGGCGCAACTCGCCAAGATCGAGGAAGAGATCCGCGCCGAGGCCGACCAGCAGCGGCACGCGCTGCGCGAATTGCGCACCGTGCTCGATCCCGCCGTGCTCAAGACCAAGCTGGAACTGATCGGCGGTGAAGACACCGGCAAGGCGCCGGAACCTGCCGCGGCCGCCGCGGCGCCACAGCAAGCGGGGCAGCCATGA
- a CDS encoding efflux transporter outer membrane subunit yields MPWITQVHPARRRRTQEPIVSESIIASPGVKSTAAPHRTAWLTALAVCTALLAGCADFRPPVYQRPETPAKAEWTRQGSITVSPAEAVQPNWWHGFKDPYLNKLIEQALGGNYDIKVLAARIRVANAQIGEARAGALPVIGIGASANFQKTSGQKSVTTYNAAAQLNWDIDIWGKVEKGVQAQTAEFNATEADWRAGYLTLVSNVSTTYFQILQFDEQIEQQARTVAKNGQILSTFQAMYQNGLVPKIRVMQQQAEINRLNKDLLELRRSRDVAENALATLVGVPAGNLKVPAGRLQDRVQPPAVPAGLPSQLLARRPDVVAAEYRVLAAYNIVGQARLAQLPTISLTASGGAASIALNSLLKSFTFGLMPSINLPMLDPNVRARVKTTEAQVGVVENEYGRTVMTAFEEVESALVNVDAHKKQRIELQQQVEQLRVVSAQIEAQLKEGVVSQLEVFETERSLLAAQLQLLAVHQQILADTVTLYKALGGGWPDTDVRNAASNPVQ; encoded by the coding sequence ATGCCATGGATAACTCAAGTGCATCCCGCCCGCCGCCGTCGCACGCAGGAACCCATCGTGTCCGAATCCATCATTGCCTCCCCCGGGGTTAAGTCAACCGCCGCGCCGCACCGTACTGCCTGGCTGACCGCGCTGGCTGTCTGCACGGCGCTGCTGGCAGGCTGCGCCGACTTCCGGCCGCCGGTGTACCAGCGCCCGGAAACCCCGGCCAAGGCCGAATGGACGCGCCAGGGTTCGATCACGGTGTCGCCGGCCGAAGCGGTGCAGCCTAACTGGTGGCACGGTTTCAAGGATCCCTACCTCAACAAGCTGATCGAACAGGCACTGGGCGGCAACTACGACATCAAGGTGCTGGCGGCGCGAATCCGCGTGGCCAACGCGCAGATCGGCGAGGCCCGCGCGGGAGCGCTGCCCGTGATCGGTATCGGCGCCAGCGCGAACTTCCAAAAGACCTCGGGGCAGAAGTCCGTCACGACCTATAACGCCGCCGCCCAGCTGAACTGGGACATCGATATCTGGGGCAAGGTCGAGAAGGGCGTGCAGGCGCAGACCGCCGAATTCAATGCGACCGAGGCCGACTGGCGTGCCGGCTACCTGACGCTGGTGTCCAATGTATCGACCACTTACTTCCAGATCCTGCAGTTCGACGAGCAGATCGAGCAGCAAGCGCGCACCGTCGCCAAGAACGGGCAGATCCTGTCCACCTTCCAGGCGATGTACCAGAATGGCCTGGTGCCCAAGATCCGCGTGATGCAGCAACAGGCGGAAATCAACCGTCTCAACAAGGACCTGCTTGAACTGCGCCGTTCGCGCGATGTGGCCGAAAACGCGCTGGCGACGCTGGTCGGCGTGCCCGCAGGCAATCTCAAGGTTCCGGCAGGGCGCCTGCAGGACCGCGTGCAGCCGCCCGCGGTGCCGGCCGGGCTGCCGTCGCAGCTGCTGGCGCGCCGTCCGGATGTGGTGGCCGCTGAATACCGCGTGCTGGCGGCCTACAACATCGTCGGCCAGGCACGCCTGGCGCAGTTGCCCACCATCAGCCTGACCGCCAGCGGCGGCGCCGCCAGCATTGCGCTGAACTCCCTGCTCAAGTCCTTCACCTTCGGCCTGATGCCCAGCATCAACCTGCCGATGCTCGATCCCAACGTGCGCGCGCGCGTGAAGACCACCGAGGCGCAGGTGGGCGTGGTGGAAAACGAATATGGCCGCACCGTGATGACCGCGTTCGAAGAGGTGGAGAGCGCACTGGTCAACGTCGACGCGCACAAGAAGCAGCGCATCGAGTTGCAGCAGCAGGTTGAGCAACTGCGCGTCGTGTCCGCGCAGATCGAGGCGCAACTGAAAGAGGGCGTGGTCTCGCAGCTGGAAGTGTTCGAGACCGAGCGCTCGCTGCTGGCCGCGCAACTGCAGTTGTTGGCGGTCCACCAACAGATCCTGGCCGACACCGTCACCCTGTACAAGGCGCTTGGCGGCGGCTGGCCCGATACCGATGTGCGCAACGCGGCCTCGAATCCAGTGCAATAA
- a CDS encoding DUF4399 domain-containing protein has translation MSRLLAAAVFAASLLLSAVVQGGSTPAPPNAYLYIGWPNDGQTMPAGKPFKVWFGLRNMGVAPKDVKYPNTGHHHLLVDADLPPMDKEIPNDRNHLHFGAGETETMIELPPGKHTLQLLMGDDKHIPTNPPVYSKKITIYVK, from the coding sequence ATGTCCAGACTACTTGCCGCGGCTGTCTTCGCCGCCAGCCTGCTGCTGTCCGCGGTGGTGCAGGGTGGCTCGACGCCGGCGCCGCCCAACGCCTACCTGTATATCGGCTGGCCCAACGACGGGCAGACGATGCCCGCGGGCAAGCCATTCAAGGTGTGGTTCGGGCTGCGCAATATGGGGGTGGCGCCGAAGGACGTGAAGTATCCCAATACCGGGCACCATCACCTGCTTGTCGATGCGGATCTGCCGCCGATGGACAAGGAAATCCCCAACGACCGCAATCACCTGCATTTCGGGGCGGGGGAGACCGAGACCATGATCGAGCTGCCGCCTGGCAAGCATACGCTGCAGCTGCTGATGGGGGATGACAAGCACATTCCCACCAACCCGCCGGTCTATTCGAAGAAGATCACGATCTACGTGAAGTGA
- a CDS encoding DUF4399 domain-containing protein: MSRRFLFRLLAVATLAGAPSLSLSTAAPPNAEAYIIWPHDGTVISGGKFWVRMGLRNMGVCPKGVESPRCGHHHLLVDAELPPLDKEIPSDKNHLHFGAGETDARIELPPGKHTLQLLMGDAKHVPFEPPIYSKKITVTVK, translated from the coding sequence ATGTCCAGACGATTCCTGTTCCGCCTGCTGGCGGTTGCCACACTGGCGGGTGCGCCGTCGCTTTCGCTGTCGACGGCAGCGCCGCCCAATGCCGAGGCCTACATCATCTGGCCGCACGATGGCACGGTCATCAGCGGCGGCAAGTTCTGGGTGCGCATGGGCCTGCGCAATATGGGCGTCTGCCCCAAGGGCGTCGAGTCGCCGCGCTGCGGGCACCACCACCTGCTGGTCGACGCCGAGCTGCCGCCGCTGGACAAGGAAATCCCTTCGGACAAGAACCACCTGCACTTCGGCGCGGGCGAGACCGATGCGCGCATTGAGCTGCCGCCCGGCAAGCACACGCTGCAGTTGCTGATGGGCGATGCCAAGCACGTGCCGTTCGAGCCGCCGATCTATTCGAAGAAGATCACGGTCACGGTGAAATAG
- a CDS encoding formylglycine-generating enzyme family protein, which translates to MAAGGTVSTTLRTGEIRDCPTCPVLVSLPAGSFTMGSSASDPAEKPPHHVTIGQPFAIGRYEVTVEQWNACADAGGCQRVPTIADSPKTAPARDVSWDDAQQYVAWLSKTTGKTYRLPTEAEWEYAARGGTASAYWWGDQMRKGNANCKDCGDPWSQDAPAAVGTFAANPYGLHDVNGSVWEWVADCWHSTYKGAPADGRVWNENACGARVIRGGSWREGASYMVSSTRFKYSPSVRQSQNGFRVARDLK; encoded by the coding sequence ATGGCGGCGGGGGGCACGGTCAGCACCACACTGCGCACCGGCGAGATCCGCGATTGCCCGACCTGCCCGGTGCTGGTCTCCTTGCCGGCGGGCAGCTTCACCATGGGCAGCAGTGCCAGCGATCCCGCCGAGAAGCCCCCGCATCACGTCACCATCGGCCAGCCGTTTGCCATCGGCCGCTATGAGGTCACGGTCGAGCAATGGAATGCCTGCGCCGACGCCGGCGGCTGCCAGCGCGTCCCCACCATCGCCGACAGCCCGAAGACCGCGCCGGCGCGCGACGTCAGCTGGGACGACGCGCAGCAGTACGTGGCCTGGCTCAGCAAGACCACCGGCAAGACCTACCGGCTGCCCACCGAGGCGGAATGGGAATACGCAGCGCGCGGCGGCACCGCCAGTGCCTACTGGTGGGGCGACCAGATGCGCAAGGGCAATGCCAACTGCAAGGACTGCGGCGACCCGTGGAGCCAGGATGCGCCGGCCGCGGTCGGGACGTTCGCGGCCAACCCGTACGGCCTGCACGACGTCAACGGCAGCGTGTGGGAATGGGTGGCCGATTGCTGGCACAGCACCTACAAGGGTGCGCCCGCCGACGGGCGCGTGTGGAACGAGAACGCCTGTGGCGCACGCGTGATCCGCGGTGGCTCCTGGCGCGAAGGCGCGAGCTACATGGTGTCGTCCACGCGCTTCAAGTACAGCCCCAGCGTGCGGCAGTCGCAGAACGGCTTTCGCGTGGCGCGCGACCTGAAGTAG
- a CDS encoding serine/threonine protein kinase has translation MSGHPVASLKELIRKFQNGGLSDDEFVASFETALAQDPTTPSQAARVVIEENTRFPFPPAVYAEVMRRIERRGATQYEGATEATRLAGTQTGSLYATSPEPGTLPQAAHTKGVGDTLNGRFVLEECLGVGGMGTVYKALDLRKLEASDRKPYIAIKVLNLQFSGHPKSLMALQREARKAQTLAHRNIVTVYDFDRDGPVVFLTMEYLSGSSLNHVLKAPGFTGMPMARAMSIVNGMGNALAYAHERGFVHCDFKPANVFLTANGEVKVIDFGIARGFLPPADESDRTVFDPGSLGGMTPAYASPEMFDHCEPDPRDDIFALACVTYELLTGKHPYQRLSANQARDAGLKPAQPPQLSRTQWKTLREALSLNRETRTPTVARFLHGMSAVPVVSTRRPLPLMAGGVLAVLAGVSAIGYYAWHSQRQAEAPAGDTRVEAPATPVPAAPVTPTAPAARPAVLSMADVTKMLAGVPCSLLTATQQAQTLRVRGFLADSVGAARLREQLSALPGVKELKGVSIDTQPLATDKCDVATLIAPYWSGYREGGTASSLRLRGQGTQLTEGSPLVLDLRTPARDSYVYVDYFAADGKVAHMVPSARVPAHQAPPSHSATVGDGGDWIISRPFGTELVVLLTTPVPLFEGRRAEVESHKDYLKALEKPLAQMTRTYGRDRISADLVQISTRAR, from the coding sequence ATGTCGGGGCATCCCGTGGCCAGTCTCAAAGAACTGATCCGCAAGTTCCAGAACGGCGGTCTCTCCGACGACGAGTTTGTTGCGTCGTTCGAAACGGCGCTGGCGCAGGACCCCACCACGCCCAGCCAGGCCGCGCGCGTGGTCATCGAGGAAAACACGCGCTTCCCGTTCCCGCCCGCGGTCTATGCCGAAGTCATGCGGCGCATCGAGCGCCGCGGCGCCACGCAGTACGAAGGCGCCACCGAAGCCACGCGCCTGGCCGGCACGCAGACGGGCTCGCTGTATGCGACCTCGCCCGAGCCGGGCACGCTGCCGCAGGCGGCGCATACCAAGGGCGTGGGCGATACGCTGAACGGCCGCTTCGTGCTGGAAGAATGCCTGGGCGTGGGCGGCATGGGCACGGTCTACAAGGCGCTCGACCTGCGCAAGCTGGAAGCCTCGGACCGCAAGCCCTATATCGCCATCAAGGTGCTGAACCTGCAGTTCAGCGGGCACCCCAAGTCGCTGATGGCACTGCAGCGCGAGGCGCGCAAGGCGCAGACGCTGGCGCACCGGAACATCGTCACCGTCTATGACTTCGACCGCGACGGGCCGGTGGTCTTCCTGACCATGGAATACCTGTCCGGCTCGTCGCTCAACCATGTGCTCAAGGCCCCGGGCTTCACCGGCATGCCGATGGCGCGCGCCATGTCGATCGTCAACGGCATGGGCAATGCGCTGGCGTACGCGCACGAGCGCGGCTTCGTGCACTGCGACTTCAAGCCCGCCAACGTCTTCCTGACCGCCAACGGCGAGGTCAAGGTGATCGACTTCGGCATTGCGCGCGGCTTCCTGCCGCCGGCTGACGAGTCCGACCGGACCGTGTTCGATCCCGGCTCGCTGGGCGGCATGACGCCGGCCTACGCCAGCCCGGAGATGTTCGACCATTGCGAGCCCGACCCGCGCGACGACATCTTTGCGCTGGCCTGCGTGACCTATGAATTGCTGACCGGCAAGCATCCCTACCAGCGGCTCTCGGCCAACCAGGCGCGCGACGCCGGCCTCAAGCCGGCGCAGCCGCCGCAGTTGAGCCGCACGCAATGGAAGACCCTGCGCGAGGCCCTGTCGCTCAACCGCGAAACGCGCACACCCACCGTCGCGCGCTTCCTGCATGGCATGAGCGCGGTGCCGGTGGTGTCCACGCGGCGCCCCTTGCCGCTGATGGCTGGCGGCGTGCTGGCCGTGCTGGCGGGCGTGTCGGCGATCGGCTACTACGCGTGGCATTCGCAGCGCCAGGCCGAAGCGCCGGCCGGCGACACGCGCGTCGAGGCCCCGGCCACACCTGTGCCCGCGGCGCCGGTTACCCCGACCGCACCGGCTGCCCGTCCGGCAGTACTGTCGATGGCCGACGTCACGAAGATGCTGGCCGGCGTGCCGTGCTCGCTGCTCACCGCCACCCAACAGGCGCAGACCCTGCGCGTGCGCGGCTTTCTGGCCGATAGCGTGGGCGCCGCGCGGCTGCGCGAGCAGCTCAGCGCGTTGCCGGGTGTCAAGGAGCTGAAGGGCGTGTCGATCGACACCCAGCCGCTGGCCACCGACAAATGCGACGTGGCCACCCTGATCGCGCCGTACTGGTCGGGCTACCGCGAAGGGGGCACGGCTTCGTCGCTGCGGCTGCGCGGCCAGGGCACCCAGCTGACCGAGGGGTCACCGCTGGTGCTGGATCTGCGCACGCCGGCGCGCGACTCTTATGTCTATGTCGATTACTTCGCGGCCGACGGCAAGGTGGCGCACATGGTGCCGAGCGCGCGCGTGCCCGCCCACCAGGCGCCGCCCAGCCACAGCGCCACGGTTGGCGACGGTGGCGACTGGATCATCTCCAGGCCCTTCGGCACCGAGCTGGTGGTGTTGCTGACCACGCCCGTGCCACTGTTCGAGGGCCGGCGCGCCGAGGTCGAGTCGCACAAGGACTACCTGAAGGCACTGGAAAAGCCGCTGGCGCAGATGACACGCACCTATGGGCGGGACCGCATCAGCGCGGACCTGGTGCAGATCTCCACGCGCGCGCGCTGA